The following coding sequences are from one Microtus pennsylvanicus isolate mMicPen1 chromosome 1, mMicPen1.hap1, whole genome shotgun sequence window:
- the Znf606 gene encoding zinc finger protein 606 isoform X1, giving the protein MAAINPWPFWGALMDQSWGMAAADSSAFWALCPQDPAWHIEGSPEEEERRAAGLPVPQIQEPVTFKDVAVAFTQEEWGQLDLVQRTLYRDVMLETYGHLLSVGNQIAKPEVISLLEQGEEPWSVEQAYTQSTCPEWMRNVESKTLVPAQSIFAEEQSSGMALERYIWNDPWLSRLGVLGCKDQLEMYHMNQSTGMRQMVFMQKQVLSQRRSEFCELGTEYSKSLNLVPSQRVSQLEHFYKPDAHLEGWRCNSAIMYADKVPCENNDHDKTFCQSLQPVYPAGMQTGDNLLKYTDAVKSFNQIIHFGDHKGIHTGEKLYEYKKCHQIFNQSPSLNEHPRLQIRGNPYDYKEYENIFYFSSFMEHQKIGSVEKAYKYNEWEKVFGYDSLVAQHTSTYTAEKPYEYNKCGTSFIWSSYLIQHKKTHTGEKPYECDKCGKVFRNRSALTKHERTHTGIKPYECNKCGKAFSWNSHLIVHTRIHTGEKPYVCNECGKSFNWNSHLIGHQRTHTGEKPFECTECGKSFSWSSHLIAHMRMHTGEKPFKCDECEKAFRDYSALSKHERTHSGAKPYKCTECGKSFSWSSHLIAHQRTHTGEKPYNCQECGKAFRERSALTKHEIIHSGIKPYECNKCGKSCSQMAHLVRHQRTHTGEKPYECNKCGKSFSQSCHLVAHRRIHTGEKPYKCNQCERSFNCSSHLIAHRRTHTGEKPYRCNECGKAFNESSSLIVHLRNHTGEKPYKCNHCEKAFCKNSSLIIHQRMHSGEKRFICNQCGRAFSGHSALIQHQRSHNEEKL; this is encoded by the exons GAACCAGTGACTTTCAAGGATGTGGCTGTGGCCTTCACCCAAGAAGAATGGGGGCAGCTAGACCTTGTTCAGAGGACCCTATACCGTgacgtgatgctggagacctatgGACACCTACTCTCTGTGG GGAATCAGATTGCTAAGCCTGAAGTCATCTCCCTGTTGGAACAAGGAGAAGAGCCTTGGTCAGTGGAGCAAGCATATACCCAAAGTACTTGTCCAG AGTGGATGAGAAATGTGGAAAGCAAAACATTGGTTCCAGCACAGAGTATTTTTGCAGAAGAACAATCCAGTGGGATGGCATTAGAAAGATATATATGGAATGATCCTTGGCTCTCCAGGCTAGGAGTTTTGGGATGTAAAGACCAATTAGAAATGTATCACATGAATCAGAGTACAGGTATGAGACAAATGGTCTTCATGCAAAAACAAGTACTTTCTCAACGACGTTCTGAATTCTGTGAACTTGGCACAGAGTATAGCAAAAGCTTGAACTTGGTTCCATCTCAGAGAGTTTCTCAATTAGAACATTTCTACAAACCTGATGCACATCTTGAAGGTTGGAGATGTAATTCAGCTATAATGTATGCAGATAAGGTTCCCTGTGAAAATAATGATCATGACAAAACCTTCTGCCAGTCTCTTCAGCCTGTTTACCCTGCAGGAATGCAAACTGGAGATAATCTGTTGAAATATACTGATGCTGTGAAATCTTTTAATCAGATTATACATTTTGGTGATCATAAAGGAATACATACAGGAGAAAAACTCTATGAATATAAGAAATGCCACCAAATCTTTAACCAGAGCCCATCACTTAATGAACACCCAAGGCTTCAAATCAGAGGAAATCCGTATGACTATAAAGAGTATGAGAATATCTTTTACTTCTCATCTTTCATGGAACATCAAAAAATTGGTAGTGTTGAAAAAGCATATAAATACAACGAGTGGGAGAAAGTGTTCGGGTATGACTCACTAGTTGCTCAACATACAAGCACTTACACTGCAGAGAAGCCCTACGAATATAACAAATGTGGAACATCTTTTATTTGGAGCTCTTACCTTATTCAGCATAAGaaaactcatactggagagaaaccctatgaatgtgatAAATGTGGAAAAGTTTTTAGGAACCGTTCAGCCCTTACTAAACATGAGCGGACGCACACTGGAATAAAGCCCTATGAATGCAACAAATGTGGGAAGGCCTTCAGTTGGAATTCTCATCTGATTGTCCACACAAGAATTCATACAGGAGAAAAACCTTATGTATGTAATGAATGTGGGAAATCTTTCAACTGGAATTCCCATCTTATTGGACATCAGAgaactcacactggagagaaaccttttGAGTGTACTGAATGTGGGAAGTCTTTTAGCTGGAGTTCCCATCTAATTGCCCATATGCGAatgcatactggagagaaaccctttaaGTGTGATGAGTGTGAGAAAGCTTTTAGGGATTATTCAGCCCTTAGTAAACATGAACGAACTCACTCTGGAGCAAAACCATATAAATGTACTGAGTGTGGAAAGTCCTTCAGTTGGAGTTCCCATCTTATTGCTCACCAGAGAActcacacaggagagaaaccctataactgtcaagaatgtggcaaagcTTTCAGAGAACGCTCAGCCCTTACTAAACATGAAATTATTCATTCTGGAAttaagccctatgaatgtaataaATGTGGAAAATCCTGTAGCCAGATGGCTCATCTTGTGAGGCATCAAAGGactcatactggagaaaaaccctatgaatgcaataaATGTGGAAAGTCCTTCAGTCAGAGCTGCCACCTTGTTGCCCATCGGagaattcatactggtgagaaaccctataaatgtaatcagtgtgaaCGATCCTTTAATTGTAGCTCTCACCTTATTGCACACCggagaactcatactggagagaaaccatacagGTGTAATGAATGCGGGAAGGCATTTAATGAGAGTTCTTCCCTTATTGTACACTTGAGAaaccatactggagagaaaccctacaaatgtaaTCACTGTGAAAAAGCTTTTTGTAAGAATTCTTCCCTAATTATCCATCAGAGAATGCATAGTGGAGAGAAACGCTTTATATGCAATCAGTGTGGAAGAGCCTTTAGTGGTCATTCGGCCTTAATTCAACATCAGAGAAGTCATAATGAAGAGAAACTGTAA
- the C1H19orf18 gene encoding uncharacterized protein C19orf18 homolog: MVKVQSSSMFLFWFLLECLLHVCLPYTDGVYPAGKAMDSPGSRQLQRSKALVEEPRDNISVIHPTPGTSISETSQTSDTPEPSETTHDFTAPSAVFRSHSWNSISSIAFGIALICGLIISYMIYRLVKAEEQQQLAMLYEKVEIPLLDEKEFSEDEGQDESSKPHPENEELGKFIGSVIKTKRREKILKKKVKGEKNLLQENTSESSNYTEKVESYDKMEKGESSEILLRQKKVWCVLDNMETKLHG; encoded by the exons ATGGTCAAGGTTCAGAGTTcctctatgtttttattttggtttctattGGAATGCCTACTTCATGTCTGCTTACCTTACACAGATGGGGTTTATCCTGCTGGGAAAGCAATGGACTCACCAG GGAGTAGACAGTTACAAAGATCAAAAGCTCTTGTGGAAGAACCCAGAGACAACATTTCAGTAATTCATCCAACCCCAGGAACCTCAA TTTCAGAAACATCACAGACTAGTGATACACCTGAGCCTTCAGAGACAACTCATGACTTCACGGCACCTTCTGCAGTCTTTAGATCCCACTCTTGGAA TTCAATTTCTAGTATAGCCTTTGGGATTGCCCTGATATGTGGACTCATAATCTCCTATATGATATA TCGGCTGGTAAAAGCTGAGGAACAACAGCAGCTTGCAATGTTGTATGAAAAGGTCGAGATTCCCCTTTTAGATGAGAAGGAGTTCTCAGAAGATGAAGGCCAGGATGAGTCTTCTAAACCACATCCAGAGAATGAGGAGCTGGGGAAGTTCATCGGCTCAG ttattaagacaaaaagaagggaaaaaattttgaagaagaaagtgaagggagagaaaaatctTCTGCAGGAAAATACATCAGAGAGTTCCAATTATACTGAAAAAGTGGAGAGTTATGACAAAATGGAGAAGGGCGAGAGCAGTGAGATCCTGTTAAGACAGAAGAAAGTGTGGTGTGTGCTAGACAATATGGAGACAAAGCTACATGGGTAA
- the Znf606 gene encoding zinc finger protein 606 isoform X2 → MLETYGHLLSVGNQIAKPEVISLLEQGEEPWSVEQAYTQSTCPEWMRNVESKTLVPAQSIFAEEQSSGMALERYIWNDPWLSRLGVLGCKDQLEMYHMNQSTGMRQMVFMQKQVLSQRRSEFCELGTEYSKSLNLVPSQRVSQLEHFYKPDAHLEGWRCNSAIMYADKVPCENNDHDKTFCQSLQPVYPAGMQTGDNLLKYTDAVKSFNQIIHFGDHKGIHTGEKLYEYKKCHQIFNQSPSLNEHPRLQIRGNPYDYKEYENIFYFSSFMEHQKIGSVEKAYKYNEWEKVFGYDSLVAQHTSTYTAEKPYEYNKCGTSFIWSSYLIQHKKTHTGEKPYECDKCGKVFRNRSALTKHERTHTGIKPYECNKCGKAFSWNSHLIVHTRIHTGEKPYVCNECGKSFNWNSHLIGHQRTHTGEKPFECTECGKSFSWSSHLIAHMRMHTGEKPFKCDECEKAFRDYSALSKHERTHSGAKPYKCTECGKSFSWSSHLIAHQRTHTGEKPYNCQECGKAFRERSALTKHEIIHSGIKPYECNKCGKSCSQMAHLVRHQRTHTGEKPYECNKCGKSFSQSCHLVAHRRIHTGEKPYKCNQCERSFNCSSHLIAHRRTHTGEKPYRCNECGKAFNESSSLIVHLRNHTGEKPYKCNHCEKAFCKNSSLIIHQRMHSGEKRFICNQCGRAFSGHSALIQHQRSHNEEKL, encoded by the exons atgctggagacctatgGACACCTACTCTCTGTGG GGAATCAGATTGCTAAGCCTGAAGTCATCTCCCTGTTGGAACAAGGAGAAGAGCCTTGGTCAGTGGAGCAAGCATATACCCAAAGTACTTGTCCAG AGTGGATGAGAAATGTGGAAAGCAAAACATTGGTTCCAGCACAGAGTATTTTTGCAGAAGAACAATCCAGTGGGATGGCATTAGAAAGATATATATGGAATGATCCTTGGCTCTCCAGGCTAGGAGTTTTGGGATGTAAAGACCAATTAGAAATGTATCACATGAATCAGAGTACAGGTATGAGACAAATGGTCTTCATGCAAAAACAAGTACTTTCTCAACGACGTTCTGAATTCTGTGAACTTGGCACAGAGTATAGCAAAAGCTTGAACTTGGTTCCATCTCAGAGAGTTTCTCAATTAGAACATTTCTACAAACCTGATGCACATCTTGAAGGTTGGAGATGTAATTCAGCTATAATGTATGCAGATAAGGTTCCCTGTGAAAATAATGATCATGACAAAACCTTCTGCCAGTCTCTTCAGCCTGTTTACCCTGCAGGAATGCAAACTGGAGATAATCTGTTGAAATATACTGATGCTGTGAAATCTTTTAATCAGATTATACATTTTGGTGATCATAAAGGAATACATACAGGAGAAAAACTCTATGAATATAAGAAATGCCACCAAATCTTTAACCAGAGCCCATCACTTAATGAACACCCAAGGCTTCAAATCAGAGGAAATCCGTATGACTATAAAGAGTATGAGAATATCTTTTACTTCTCATCTTTCATGGAACATCAAAAAATTGGTAGTGTTGAAAAAGCATATAAATACAACGAGTGGGAGAAAGTGTTCGGGTATGACTCACTAGTTGCTCAACATACAAGCACTTACACTGCAGAGAAGCCCTACGAATATAACAAATGTGGAACATCTTTTATTTGGAGCTCTTACCTTATTCAGCATAAGaaaactcatactggagagaaaccctatgaatgtgatAAATGTGGAAAAGTTTTTAGGAACCGTTCAGCCCTTACTAAACATGAGCGGACGCACACTGGAATAAAGCCCTATGAATGCAACAAATGTGGGAAGGCCTTCAGTTGGAATTCTCATCTGATTGTCCACACAAGAATTCATACAGGAGAAAAACCTTATGTATGTAATGAATGTGGGAAATCTTTCAACTGGAATTCCCATCTTATTGGACATCAGAgaactcacactggagagaaaccttttGAGTGTACTGAATGTGGGAAGTCTTTTAGCTGGAGTTCCCATCTAATTGCCCATATGCGAatgcatactggagagaaaccctttaaGTGTGATGAGTGTGAGAAAGCTTTTAGGGATTATTCAGCCCTTAGTAAACATGAACGAACTCACTCTGGAGCAAAACCATATAAATGTACTGAGTGTGGAAAGTCCTTCAGTTGGAGTTCCCATCTTATTGCTCACCAGAGAActcacacaggagagaaaccctataactgtcaagaatgtggcaaagcTTTCAGAGAACGCTCAGCCCTTACTAAACATGAAATTATTCATTCTGGAAttaagccctatgaatgtaataaATGTGGAAAATCCTGTAGCCAGATGGCTCATCTTGTGAGGCATCAAAGGactcatactggagaaaaaccctatgaatgcaataaATGTGGAAAGTCCTTCAGTCAGAGCTGCCACCTTGTTGCCCATCGGagaattcatactggtgagaaaccctataaatgtaatcagtgtgaaCGATCCTTTAATTGTAGCTCTCACCTTATTGCACACCggagaactcatactggagagaaaccatacagGTGTAATGAATGCGGGAAGGCATTTAATGAGAGTTCTTCCCTTATTGTACACTTGAGAaaccatactggagagaaaccctacaaatgtaaTCACTGTGAAAAAGCTTTTTGTAAGAATTCTTCCCTAATTATCCATCAGAGAATGCATAGTGGAGAGAAACGCTTTATATGCAATCAGTGTGGAAGAGCCTTTAGTGGTCATTCGGCCTTAATTCAACATCAGAGAAGTCATAATGAAGAGAAACTGTAA